The genomic region ttaataagtaatccaattacatataaacttaattttcaattaattcctcatctcttctcggtgatttgtgtgtgactttttaggttcacctttcagctagacttggactagtgtcaaacactattattaattaaatctaatttaattaataattcttaatcaacccttgatcaacaAAGcgccgtcaccatgggtgaccGTCCAGCAACTGttcatgacactagagactagatgaatattcatgtaaacttttaggctctcgagtccatacaaGTACGATCCTTTCATCTATCGTCTCCCAGCattagtttagggcatggaattgggtgtcggctcccatcctggactaggcattTATGCTTAATTCTTAAGATCgtgttacgccaaattgctcgacataggaacctcttttttctattcGGTCAATTACTGTGGCCATAGCTTTATAGACTGAAAACGTATCTCCAAGTGTACatgagatacctctgtcatgtTTTGACAGGGTACGGagcctcttcttggaactcatcgtcctcgctacatgctgatgatcatgtctgggTCATGATCACCTCTCGTataaatccaagatacagtcattgcATGCACATcactgtcgtgattcctcaagtctaaggactactccCTTACTATCGGAGCTACGGATTCGATTCATACCaatcaagcctccaaggcttccatatgaagatccccacgagtcagttgagtcgattcgacacctagccaattgatccactaagatcgcatagacgtcccatgtctgtcgctgatgaaacacgacactcatctaatgaatgAAACTCtcaatgcaagtctccataggacacttgatggccattctcgaggtccttgacttggaacatttcagacgaGTCCTTGACAGTTAGTTCCAtaaccgccatccaatgcgtagtccaactgttgcacggttgttaaagtggtctatgggctttgttgtgatgtttgaaagaaatgcaaacatatatgtgatgagcacaacaaatgaaatgccaaaagcgaatactcattttattcactgaataatgTTATATAGAATcgagttattgtcagaatGAATTATAAGcatgccaatctaattgatttTCTAGTCACCTATTCTACAAAACCGCCCTTATTTGATGCACTCTTACTCACGTTTTCCAGCTTCAATCCCTAATATATCANNNNNNNNNNNNNNNNNNNNNNNNNNNNNNNNNGTCTTAATAAGCTGCCTTCATCATGCACATGTACTTAACTATACATGTTGTTATCTAATAGCATACTTGTAATGGATTACTGGTTGAATTATCCTTATACTTGTTTTAGTACGATGGCACTCACTTGCCTCGTTCTATAGCAAGTTCTACTCTGGCACAGGCCTAGTGAAGGGATAACTTACTTTGCTGGTAGTTGTAGGAGGTCGGCCAAAGAGAACCTTGCTGCAAACTTAGTCCCCTCTGCATTAGAGGGGGGAACATCTTCTTTGTCAATAAAAGCATGGTGAGTTGTTCACATCAGGGGGCAAGCTCTTGGCATTGCAAGTGGGATCATTTGGATTGGGGGCATTTGTTAGCCTATCATCTNNNNNNNNNNAGGGTAGCCTACGACTGAGAACTATTGCGCATAAGTTTAAACTCGTGATAGTTTAACTTCAGGGCGTGGTGAGCCAACAAATTCTGAATTCCAGAGACCTCTTGTACCTCACCATATGGCTCATCCATAGAGCTTCTAGCATATCCCTTCCTTATTGGGTCtctagaaaattttgaattagatCTTTCCTCACCTGATCTTGCTACAAGATGTTATGTTCCAGGCAGACGTGTAGGCTATTAACTTCCTCTCTCTCCTACGTGTCACCTCTTCGTCAATCAGCGAGCACATGCTCTTCTTGCACCTGCAAAGTCTGTCCTATCCCCTTATTTAGAGTGATTATCACTTACCTTTTCCAGATAGGCACATATTCCATCAAATTTGCATGCGTGTACGAAGTGGTTATTTCAAGCATGACTCCTGTTCGCCAGCATAGCAAAACAAGCCTAGGTAGCTCTATAGAATTTTCCTTATTGAACCAGCACGAAcgaaaaaattctttttccaGTAAATGATTTATGGTAATATTTCTTCTTACTCTTGGAGTGGGGGGGAGTGATATGCCGCCtcaaatagttttttttctttcaagcCCAAAGTTAATGAGGTGTACCAGCACCGAATAGCCCAGCAATCCTGACCCTACTGGCCAACTTGTAATGTATCAAACCCATAGCTTGCTTATTCTCACTACCTTGGCAGGCCGAAATGAGCCCAGCCCAGCAGAATGACCCAGTGTATATACCTACAACATTATAAGACACACCatacaaaaaaatctataacTAATTCCACATAATTGTAGAAGTCAACTTGTCAAGCAACAGGTGAACGAATTCCCATATTCTCTATTTGACTGGACAAGACTTCTTCAAAAAGTAATATCTTGGTCTAGATAAGTCTAAATCTCAATTTGATTCATTTGTTAGTTAGCTAACGCGGTTACATTTACAAAGATATATGATTTGCCTTAACTACCTCTTAGATACTGCTCTACTACTGCCTATAAATAGAAACCCTTGTGCAGTCATTTGAGGGAGAAGTCTTCTATACTCGCACACTCAATGCTCTCTTTTCAACTATCTTCCAATATATTTTTGCACTCCATACCACTTTTAGCACTTTTTCATCATGTTCCACCATTTTCTCACAATGTTTCgagtttatttattcaatcaaataaattactaaCTTATACATTATGGTACTAATCCTTATTTGCAGGTTACTCTTCCCTTAATTGATCTTAGAATTGCGCAAAGACTCTGGTACGGATTAATTTCAGTCCTTTTTTCTGTCGGAGTTCACCCTTCTCGTTGGAAAATGCATGTGCATCTCACGAGaccttttcaaaaattggCCAGGGCTATTGTTTTTATTCGCTCATGTTTGCTAGCATTTCTGTCCTTTGACTTTCTAGGAAGGTATTTTGGTcttgtatttttctaatttttgcaatttcagtCTATTTTTTCACCAGAATTTACCCCTTTCACTGGTGGAAGTAAactttagcaaaaaaaatggggggaggggggggtgagattgcaaaaattaaaaagatgcatGACAAAAATACTAGTCTAGAAAGTTAAAGGACGAAAACGCCAAATGACCTAAGTTACAAGACTCAAAATGCATTTAGTCTTTTTATAATACTCCATtaactatttcttttttagtatttaaaaaaactaaaattatgtttttctttattataattaaaaatatattttttctaattaagaAAGATCAATATGGAAATTTTAAACGATAATCtttgtactatatataaatatacgtTTGTATAATATATGAGGATTATCTTGTCCAAATATCTAGTTCTAACAACGGGTGAATGTTACTAATTAAAGAATAGTTGAAGACGATAAAGTGTATATAaccctaattaaaattaatagcgGCAACTCTAAATATATAGACAAATCCCACTatgaataatttcaatattattactTCAAATATGATTACTCTCCAAcatcattttttcttgtagttgAGATCGTCAAACACATTTCTACAAAAACATGtgaaatatacatatacagcATGATCATGCCATTATGAACAATGtaacattttcaatatatagaGAATTGCAAACAGACAGGTGAGAGTGATTATCAAGTCATGGATGGAATTATAGCAACAAAGATTGTTCCTACCAATACATGACAAGAAGAGTGGGAACAAAAGGGCCCTCCACTAAGTGATTTGAACCGGAAAAAGAAGCAGAGGAGGATAGGTTTTCTGTCTATAAGtagagaagaacaagaattgGGAGGGGAGTGAAACATACAATACCACTTTGCTAATAATTTAGACAGGGTTTTGATCGATGGAGAACTACCGTGAGTGTAGTAAGAAGGTTAAGGATGTTTCACTGCAAGAACTCAGGGATAGACTTGCTGAGTTTGCTAGGGTTAGGGGTTGGGATCAATACCACAGTCCTAGGAACTTACTTCTTGCTCTGGTAAGTTCTTTGACAATTCTTATGTTCATAAGAGGAGAAACACTTTCAATCCtgagttattattatttttttaatttgaaactggtattttaatttatataaacaaatccCAGTTCAGATTTTTTATTGTAGATTTTATGCAACAATACTATTTTTGCAGTAGATGATTCGGAAGAACCATGTGTATAAGATATGTGTTTGCGAGTgaataaaaaaactatatttttaggCTTATTTTGAATGAAACTAATAAacctttaatttaaattattacaaaaaccCCTTTCTTTATTTAAGAGAATATTGTGTGAAATATAAGATGAAACACTAACTTAATTAGAGTGAAGTATTGAACTGAGAAAACCGAGTTCATTTCTTTTACCTGCTctattgcaattttgatcctgtaATCATTCCGTATTTTGATCCTTTAAGAAATCGAACTTGCAAggttcattatttttataaattttacgattttaaaatacaatttgctaAAAAGTtgtaactttataaaaaaattgacatgtATGCAAGTCATGTGCCAGATTAAATTTGAGTATGACGTTACTTGCATGTATGGTTTTTCagtcaattttcaaatatttggcAAAATATGCCTTCAACTtgcaaaatatatagaatGCAAATTTCAATTCtgaattacattaataaagcATGTCTGCACTTGCGGTactagaaaattgaaaaactcgGCGCATTTAGTCCTCTACTTTACAGGATTTTCAGAAtcatctcaaaattaaaaagactcgacacttttagtcctatatttttaaggatttataggactaaatatattgaatttttttaattttgggaccattttaaaaatttcataaaccaaaattaaaagtgttCAACTCCTATCCAAcgggattaaaaatataatttcacgGATTAACATgaatatgtgtgtgtttaatttgatttgaataatgATGAATGGGATGATATGGAGGACAGGTGGGAGAAGTAGGGGAATTATCAGAGATATTCCAATGGAAAGGGGAAGTGGAGAAAGGACTGCCAAACTGGAGTCGGGATGATAAGGAACATCTGGAAGAAGAGTTGTCTGATGTTCTACTCTACCTTGTTCAGCTGGCTGATGTGTGTGGCCTTGATCTTGGCCAAGCTGCTCTCactaaaatacttaaaaatgcTCAGAAATACCCTGTCCTCAACCCTACTTCCACTACTTAGAAATTTCGTGGAGtgttcataattttgatgtgTGCTGTGTGTGTGCTCAAGAGCGTCCTATTTCACATGTAATAGTACTTAGcgagttgttttttttttgggataaattgcagaatttgtttctcttttgagTAAAGTGATTGATTATATGATTGTGCCAAATTTAATCATTGGTAAAAtgattaatgaaataaaaatacacacatgAAATGCAATTA from Sesamum indicum cultivar Zhongzhi No. 13 linkage group LG3, S_indicum_v1.0, whole genome shotgun sequence harbors:
- the LOC105157961 gene encoding dCTP pyrophosphatase 1-like, which encodes MENYRECSKKVKDVSLQELRDRLAEFARVRGWDQYHSPRNLLLALVGEVGELSEIFQWKGEVEKGLPNWSRDDKEHLEEELSDVLLYLVQLADVCGLDLGQAALTKILKNAQKYPVLNPTSTT